The region ATGCCCGTAAAGACGTCCCAGGCAAGAATCATCATAATTATTTGTGTTATGATGAGAACGGCAATTACAAAAACGTTCATCGCTTTCTTATTTACTCTATCAATCAGTGGCGCCAAAAATGCGGCAAACAACGGAATTGCTATGAGCAGGGCAGATGAGTGCATAAGCAGCCAGTTCATCATTCCTTCAACCTCCTTATTTTTCTAGAGTCAAGAGTGCCGTAATGGCGGTATATGCGCATTATAAATGATAAAATTAAAGCCGTCACAGCCACACCAATTACAATGCTCGTCAGCGTTAATGCCTGAGGGACTGGCAGTGCCATCCCTCCAGGTATCTCTATCCCTGGGGGAAGATTTGTATATATCGGGGCCACACCCCCTTCCCTATAACCAAGGGTTATTAGAAACAGGTTGACACCGCTCTCCACAAGTATTATCCCTATCGCGATTTTTATCAGGTTTCTCCTGAAAATAATGGCATACATGCCCACAGCAATAAGAAGAGCTACAGCAAAAAAAGGCAGATTGTATATCATTCAATCCTCCTTCCTCAAAGCAAGAGCCATGACCAGTATGATGGCAGACAGACCACCGATGACTTTCATTCCAACGGCAAAGTTCAATATGGGCAGTACGCCGCCGGAATTCAATATCCCCGGATTTGATCCAAACTGAGGAATTTTTCCAAAGATAATTTCCCCAACCAGAAAATTTGCCATAAATGTTGCCGCAAGAATGAAGCCAAGCAGTGCCACGATAACAAAAACCAAGCCCCCTATGCTTTCAAACATCGAAAAATTTTCTTCCCTTGCCTTCTTTTCAACATTTCTTGCACCAAATGCCACAATGAGCATAGCCACTGCGGATGCCCCTATTGCCCCGCCCTGGAAGCCGCCTCCTGGCGTGAGATGACCGTGCATTATCACGTAGAAAGAAAAAATCGTTATGAAAGGGAACATCAGCCCAGATATGACCTTAACAATCGGCGAAAGACCTTCCTCACTCATTTTTATCCCTCTTTCTAAATACGACCATGATGCCTGCTATTGCAGTGAAGAGAATGGTTGCCTCGCCGAGAGTATCAAAACCCCTGTAATCAAATACGACGGATGTGACAGCATTATTCGCTCCGGTCTCATTCTGGGCATTGCTTATTATATAATCGTCCATGTCCGACGGCGGCGCCCCAAAATCGCGCATCTCGTATGCCGACAGAAACAGAAACGCAAAAAAGATGACAAATGCGAGTACGGCTATTTTCCTCATGTTTCCTCCATTCTTTCAGTCCCTTTTATGGCAATGATTATTATTGCCGTTGTTATACATGCCCCTATTCCTGCCTCTGCTATTGCAACGTCAGGTGCATGGAGAATGTAGAATTCCAGTGAAAGAATCAAGCTCATAACTGCCAGGGCAATTGCTGATGCAAGCAGATCCTTCAGCATTACAGTCACAACTGCAGATACGACAAGCAATACGGGCACAATAATATGTACAATTTCAATCATCATCATTTTTTTCCTCCTTTTCTTCTAAATCATCCACAACGGCCTGTACCGGCTTCACGCCGCTTCTATGTGCTGCACGTGCAATTGCATGCGCCCCCGTCGGATTGGTGAGTATTATTGCAATAAAGGCAATCAATGTATGAATAGCAAGACCGAACATCGGTTTGTTGCCGTCATAATATTTCCACAGGCCATAGATGATGACTGCAAGAGATAAAAATATGGAGCCAAAAGTCGTGCATTTTGTGCCTGCATGCAGGCGTGTGTAAACATCCGGAAATCTCATAAGGCCAAGAGAGGCAAGAAAGTTGAAGAACAGCCCTATGCCGAGGAATACGTATATCGCCCATTCAACCGATGTCATAGTTTCCCCCCTTCAAGATATTTTGCTATGAACAATGTTGTGATGAATGAGAGAAGGGCATAGACAATGGCAACGCCTATGTATATGATTTCATCAAAGGCAGCCCCGAATACTATCATTGACACTACGACCATGGTGTTTATCGTATCCAGCCCGACCACCCTGTCTGGAGCTGTAGGGCCGAGCAGAACCCGTATCATGGCTATCAGAATACAAACGAGCAGGATAACCAGGGATACAATAAATGGATTCCATATCATTCTGCCACCCTCCTTGCCCATTTGGGAAATGACGAACAGACGGGTTTGCACGGGCGGGGCATTTCTTTTAATGCCTTTTCATCAACATTTATCCAATGAACATACAAATTTTTCTCCTCATCGGTATCAACGGATAATGTGCCGGGGGTTAGTGTTATGGAGTTTGCAAGAAACGTCAATGCAATGTCGCTCTTAAGCCCTGGAGATATCTTGACTATGCCAGGATTTATTCTTCCAGTTATGACACGGTAGGCAACGTCTATGTTCGCCTTTGCCATCTCGTAAAAGAAGCGGGGAAGGTATGCAATAAAAAAAAGCCATCGCTTTGGATTTGCCATCTTGAAATCCTTGATAAATATTTTTCTCCCTATTATACCGCCCACCACAGAAAGCATTATGCCGGCAATGATTTCGTCTGCACCCCACATATTGCCGTTGAAAGTTAGTAGTAGCCATATTACGAAGCAAAAAACGGTTGTACCGATGAAAGCCAACA is a window of Candidatus Thermoplasmatota archaeon DNA encoding:
- a CDS encoding monovalent cation/H+ antiporter complex subunit F; this encodes MIWNPFIVSLVILLVCILIAMIRVLLGPTAPDRVVGLDTINTMVVVSMIVFGAAFDEIIYIGVAIVYALLSFITTLFIAKYLEGGKL
- a CDS encoding sodium:proton antiporter, whose product is MIYNLPFFAVALLIAVGMYAIIFRRNLIKIAIGIILVESGVNLFLITLGYREGGVAPIYTNLPPGIEIPGGMALPVPQALTLTSIVIGVAVTALILSFIMRIYRHYGTLDSRKIRRLKE
- the mbhE gene encoding hydrogen gas-evolving membrane-bound hydrogenase subunit E; its protein translation is MRKIAVLAFVIFFAFLFLSAYEMRDFGAPPSDMDDYIISNAQNETGANNAVTSVVFDYRGFDTLGEATILFTAIAGIMVVFRKRDKNE
- a CDS encoding hydrogenase subunit MbhD domain-containing protein, which encodes MMIEIVHIIVPVLLVVSAVVTVMLKDLLASAIALAVMSLILSLEFYILHAPDVAIAEAGIGACITTAIIIIAIKGTERMEET
- the mnhG gene encoding monovalent cation/H(+) antiporter subunit G; translation: MTSVEWAIYVFLGIGLFFNFLASLGLMRFPDVYTRLHAGTKCTTFGSIFLSLAVIIYGLWKYYDGNKPMFGLAIHTLIAFIAIILTNPTGAHAIARAAHRSGVKPVQAVVDDLEEKEEKNDDD
- a CDS encoding MnhB domain-containing protein is translated as MSEEGLSPIVKVISGLMFPFITIFSFYVIMHGHLTPGGGFQGGAIGASAVAMLIVAFGARNVEKKAREENFSMFESIGGLVFVIVALLGFILAATFMANFLVGEIIFGKIPQFGSNPGILNSGGVLPILNFAVGMKVIGGLSAIILVMALALRKED
- a CDS encoding Na+/H+ antiporter subunit E, which gives rise to MLAFIGTTVFCFVIWLLLTFNGNMWGADEIIAGIMLSVVGGIIGRKIFIKDFKMANPKRWLFFIAYLPRFFYEMAKANIDVAYRVITGRINPGIVKISPGLKSDIALTFLANSITLTPGTLSVDTDEEKNLYVHWINVDEKALKEMPRPCKPVCSSFPKWARRVAE